A stretch of Candidatus Methylomirabilota bacterium DNA encodes these proteins:
- a CDS encoding response regulator, with translation MAAPETAGDRRKRALVIDDDASVRRALVDVVAMLGYEADAAANGPQGIALFVRSRYDVVLTDLMMPGMTGWQVLDTIRELNLRIPVILVTGAPVPPDDRRLARPGVALVRKPLDAGALEAALARVLPR, from the coding sequence ATGGCGGCTCCGGAAACAGCTGGCGACCGGCGGAAGCGCGCGCTCGTCATCGACGACGACGCGTCGGTGCGCCGCGCGCTCGTGGACGTCGTCGCCATGCTCGGTTACGAGGCCGACGCGGCGGCGAACGGGCCCCAGGGCATCGCGCTCTTCGTGCGGAGCCGCTACGACGTCGTGCTGACCGATCTGATGATGCCGGGGATGACCGGCTGGCAGGTGCTCGACACGATCCGCGAGCTCAACCTGCGCATCCCGGTGATCCTCGTGACGGGCGCGCCCGTCCCCCCCGACGACCGTCGCCTCGCGCGGCCGGGCGTGGCGCTGGTGCGGAAGCCCCTGGACGCGGGCGCGCTCGAAGCGGCGCTCGCACGCGTGCTGCCGCGTTAG